Proteins encoded within one genomic window of Glycine soja cultivar W05 chromosome 1, ASM419377v2, whole genome shotgun sequence:
- the LOC114390624 gene encoding protein MAIN-LIKE 2-like — protein MSHMPFGERPELNLVSHGRKVALIGRPVPVIKGLIVTTGLSPLIECSVVTGDLGLISAFVERWHRETNTFHLPVGELMITLDDVSPLLHLPISGAFHNFEALSVDEAIFLLMELLEVSGEEARAETCWIYKHFPSVHQCVTDDAYEETSPRASRWLTMKAHMKGITGALYRACCDALTVTDVCWLPYSDHRGVKGFEPISSFQGQLRWGPTVVTVRPERVLRQFGYI, from the exons ATGTCGcacatgccatttgga gagcgtCCTGAGCTGAACTTggtgtcacatgggaggaaggtggcgttaattgggaggccagtgcctgtGATTAAAGGGCTGATTGTtaccacaggattaagtccattGATCGAGTGTTCAGTTGTAACCGGCGATCttggacttatatccgcatttgtggagaggtggcacaggGAGACCaacaccttccaccttccagtAGGAGAGTTGATGATCACACTAGATGATGTGTCGCCACTCCTCCATCTCCCTATCAGTGGTGCCTTCCACAACTTTGAGGCTCTTTCCGTGGACGAGGCGATATTTTTGTTGATGGAGTTGCTCGAGGTATCCGGTGAGGAGGCTAGAGCCGAGACA tgctggatctatAAGCATTTTCCGAGTGTGCATCAGTGCGTCACCGATGATGCGTATGAGGAGACGTCCCCTCGTGCCTCCCGGTGGCTGACGATGAAGGCTCATATGAAGGGAATTACAGGAGCACTGTACCGGGCATGTTGTGATGCTTTGACGGTCACAGACGTGTGTTGGTTGCCTTACAGTGACCATCGAGGGGTTAAGGGGTTTGAGCCAATTTCATCGTTCCAGGGTCAACTGAGATGGGGTCCTACGGTGGTCACagttcgaccggagagggtgCTACGCCAGTTTGGGTACATTTAG
- the LOC114417865 gene encoding protein LITTLE ZIPPER 2-like: MCSFSSEQSPYLFLGFALHPPWPSKRQHQHLRLNIHKRRRAQLQEARRRKRMIILKLTEIKMRNLKLYMENQSIIEENQKLRKQAMLLHKENDVLLFQLQKKLSEQNNSKTN; the protein is encoded by the exons ATGTGTTCTTTCTCTTCAGAACAGTcaccttatctttttcttggttTTGCCCTTCACCCTCCATGGCCATCCAAGAGACAGCACCAGCACCTTCGGTTGAACATCCATAAAAg AAGGAGAGCACAATTGCAAGAAGCAAGACGGAGGAAGAGGATGATCATCTTGAAGCTTACAGAAATAAAGATGAGAAACTTGAAGTTGTACATGGAGAACCAAAGCATCATAGAGGAGAATCAGAAGTTGAGGAAGCAAGCAATGCTTCTTCACAAAGAGAATGATGTCCTCTTATTTCAGCTTCAAAAGAAGCTTTCCGAACAAAACAACAGCAAAACCAATTAA